CCTTCGCGGGCCTCTGGCCGAAGGCCCTGCCTCGCTGAAACTGGACTGGGCGCGGCGCTTCGACCACATGCAGCAGCACACGGGCCAGCACCTGCTCACGGCCGTGGCCCAGGACCAATTCCAGTGGGAGACCACGGCCTTCCATTTGGGCCCGGCCACCTGTGACATCGAGTTGAGTGCTGCCTCCATTTCGCCGCGCGACCTGGAGCGATTGGAAGCCGCCGTGGCCGAGGAAATCCGCGCCCGGCGTGAGATCACGGCCCGCTGGGTAACCCCAGAAGGCTACGCCAACGAGGCGGTGCGCTCACGGGGGTTGCCCGAGGGCCACAGCGGTGACATCCGCCTGGTGCAGATCGCGGGGGTGGACTTGAACACCTGCGGGGGCACCCACCTGCGCCACACGGGCGAGATCGAGGCCCTGAAGCTGCTGGGCACCGAGGGCATTCGCGGCGGCACTCGGCTGTTCTACGTGGCCGGCGGCCGTCTTCGTGCGCGCCTGGGCACCCACGAGCAGCGCAACGCGGCCCTGCGCGCCGCCCTGGGCGCGCCGGACGAGGACCTGGTGCCGGCCCTGCAGACCAAGCTGGACCAGTTGCTCGCTCTGGATCGCCGCACCCGGAAGCTGGAGGAGGAGCTGGTGGAGCACATGGCCGTGGCTCTTGCAGCCCGGCCTGTCCCGCTGGTGGAGGCGCATCTGGAGCACAAGGATGTGGCCTTCCTGCAGAAGCTGGCGCGGGGCATCCTGGCGGCGGCTCCCGCCAAGGCGGTGTTCCTTACCACTGAGACGAATGGACAGGGGCTTTTCCTTCTAGGTTCAGGCGAGGCCTCGACCCTGGACGTATCCGCCGCCGGAAAGGCCGTGGCCGCGGCCCTGGGCGCCAAGGGCGGGGGTTCGGGCAAGTCCTTCCAAGGTAAGGCGCCGAGCCTTGCAGGCAGGCCCCAGGCCCTGGAGGCGGCCCTGGCAGTGTTGGGCGTCGTGGGACACTGATCCCACCATGGATCTGATCTACCTCGACCACAACGCCACATCCGCCCTCGATCCCGAGGTCTTCGAGGCCATGAAGCCCTGGTTCATGGAGCGCTTCGGCAACGCCAGCGCGGCCTATGCCTTGGGGCATCTTTCCGATGGCGCCGTGGTGGCCGCCCGGGAGCAGGTGGCGGACCTGGTGGGCTGCGCCCCGGCGGAAATCATCTTCACTTCCGGCGGCACGGAAAGCCTCAACCATGCGGTGAAGGGCGTGTGGGAGGCCTTTCCGGCCAAGCGGCATCTGGTTGTCACCGCGGTGGAACATCCGGCCCTGCGCGCCCTGGTGGTGTGGTGGAAGGGGCAGGGGGGCGAGATCACCGATGTGGGCGTGGATGAGGATGGACGCCTCGATCTGGCCGCCCTCGAAGCCGCCATTCGTTCCGACACGGCCCTGGTGGCGGTCATGGCCGCGAACAATGAAACCGGCGTGCTCTTTCCCGTGGCGGAGGCCGCGCGCCTCGCCAAGGCCAAGGGCGCCCTCTTTCTGGTGGACGCCACCCAGGCCGCGGGCCGGATTCCCGTGCAGGCCTCAGCCTGGGGGGCGGATCTGCTCTGCCTCAGCGGCCACAAATTTCACGGTCCCAAGGGCACGGGCCTGCTCATGATCCGGCGCGGGGTGCGCCTCAAGCCGCTGATGGTCGGCGGCGCTCAGGAGCGGGGCCGACGCGGCGGCACGGAAAACGTCCCGGGCCTCGTGGGACTGGGACGGGCCGCCCAACTGGCCCAGGCGCGGCTGAAAGACATGGGCCGCGTCCGCGCGTTGCGCGATGACCTCGAAGCCCGTCTGCTGGCCAGCATTCCCGAGATGCGCATCCATGGCGCGGCGACCGAGCGCCTGCCCAATACCAGCCTGGTGGGCTTCGCAGGCCTTGAAGGCGAGGCCCTTCAGTTGAAGCTGGCCGAGCGGGGGATCTGCGTGTCCACGGGCAGCGCCTGCAGCACGGGCATGCGCGAGCCCAGCCACGTGCTGCGGGCCATGCAGGTGCCCCAGCCCTACGCCCAGGGCACCGTGCGGCTCAGCCTGGGACATGGCACGACGGAAGGGGAGGTCCAGCGGGTCGCCGAGCTCATGCCGGTGCTGGTGGCCGAATTGCGCGCCCTCGGTCGGCATTGACCCCTGCGAATCCGCCTGCATCGCGGTCATAGGAAAAGGAATTTTGGAAGCGGAGGTGAGCGGAAGGGCAGAGGAAAGCGGAGAAAGACAAGGGGCAGTCCTCCGCTTTCCTCCGCCCCTCGGCCATCCTCCGCTTATTCCATTCCTTGTCTATCGGTGGGGCCGGAAGTAGCTGTGTAGCCAGAGATGGCACGGATCAGACGGATGAAAGCGGCTGAGCTGGATTCGGGTTGGAGGCGTCGTCGCGGTGGAGCAACTCCTTTGCGTAGTGCTCGACGGCATAGGGAAGCCAGCGGTGGTCTGGGAGATCCCGGCTCAGGTAGCCCATGTGGCCGCCATGGTCCTCCAGGTGGAGGTGCACCGCGGGCGAGGGTTTGGCTTCCACGGCGTGGCGCCAGGGGATGAAGGGATCATCCTTGGCCATCAAAAGCACGGTGGGCACGGTGATCTTCGACAGGTGGGGCCCAGCCGAACAGGCTGCGTAGTAGCCATCGGCCGTTCCGAAGGCGCCGGCCAGGCTGGTGTAGATGCCGTCGAATTCACGCAGGCTCATGGTGGGCCAGGTGCGGTAGATGTCGGAGATGAGCCCGTCCGCGACCCGCTCCTGAATGGCCCGGCGGCAGCGGCGGATGAAGCGCAGCTCGTAGAGGCGGCTGAGGCCCCGGTGGATGGTTTCCGAGCAGGCGCTCAGATTCAAGGGCGGGTTCACGGCGATGGCGGCGTCCGGCTGAGCGGCCGGTTGCCGCAGGCCGCCACCTAGGTTCAGCAGCAGGGCGTTGGCGGACAGAGAATAGCCCACGGCCAGCTGCCGGAGGCCGGGATGACGTTCCCGGGCGGCAGCGAAGGCGGCGCCCAGGTCATCGCCGGAACCGCTGTGGTAGGGGTTCCGGGCGAGGCCGCGGCCCGCGCCGCAGCCTCGGTGGTTCACGGTCCAGACGTGGTGGCCCAGCCGACGGGCCAGTGCCACAGTCCGCCGCACGTAGTGGGCCTGGTCATCGCCGCCCAGGCCATGGAAGACCAGGGTGAGGACGGGTGCTTCGCCGGGATAGTGCCGCGCCGCGAGCTGATCGCCATCAGGCAGCGGAATGAGGAAGGGGGTGGAGGGATGATCTGGGGAAGCGCCGGGCAGGTAGTTGCCGAGGATGGTCTGCAGGTGCCCCGAAGCCGCCCACCAGGGCGCGCGGCAGGGCAGGGACGGGGGATTCAGCTGGCGCATGCCCTCAGTGTGACCGGTTCTCGGCGGGGGGACATCGCGGGCAACGCGAACAGGGCGAGCAGGCGGTCCCCTTGCGAAGGATCGATGCAGAGGCATTGAGGGAGGCGAAGGCCGACCGAAGGGCGGGGGTTCCGGGGGGACATCGCGAGCGCAGCGAGCAGGCGGTCCCCCTGGACAGCATCAATCGTTGCGTTTGAACACCAGCTTGTAGCTGAAAGGATTGTCCAGCTTGGGGTGGGTGTAGGTGACCTGGATGGCCAGGGAACTGCCGTCCTTCCGCATGGAGTAGACGTGCTTCAGGGTGTAGCCATCGCCCACGAGGGTCTGGATCATGGTGGGGCCGTTCTTGGTGAGGGTGGCCTTGAACACTGTGTCATCGCTGCGTTTCCAGTCCGATTCGGTGCCGTCTGTGGGGGTATCGATGGGCCGCTCTTTGCCCATGGTTACGGAGAAGCTGTCGCCCGCCAGGATGTCCAGCTTGTTGAAGCTGCGACAGGCGGATTGCAGTTTCTTCTTCCAGAAGAGCTTCATGGCGAAGTTGAGATCTTTGACGTGGGCATCGATCTGTTCGTCGATCTTGTCGCTCTGGGAGGTGTGGAGGGTCCACTCGCCATCCCAGTCGATCTTGGCCTCCTTGGCTGTTTCAGCTTTTTCCGCCGCGGGTTTGGCCTTCTGGGCAGCGAGAGGGAGGCACAGCAGACAGGGCAGCAGCAGGGGCAGGGCGCGCATGGGGGCTCCGGATTCGTTGCCTGGAGCCTACCCCCACCGGGGAACTTCTGGAAGTTGTGAAAGCCATCCGTGTGATCGCTGCAACAAAGGCAAGGATTGATGACCTTCCAGGGAAGATAAGCTGTCGTGAGGTGTAAGCTGGGGGCATTCTCAGCCCAACAGACAGGGCACTCACTAAGGAGTGTGGCCATGAAACGCAAGCAGGAAGCCCTCGATTACCATTCGCAGGGACGCAAAGGCAAGATCGAGGTGGTGGCCACCAAGCCCTGCTCCACGGCCCGGGACCTGTCGCTGGCGTACTCCCCTGGTGTGGCTGAGCCCTGTCTGGAAATCGAGAAGAACCCTGAGCTCGCCTACGAATACACCGCCAAGGGCAACCTGGTGGCCGTGCTCTCCAACGGCACCGCCGTGCTGGGCCTCGGCAACCTGGGCGCCCTGGCCGGCAAGCCCGTCATGGAAGGCAAGGGCGTGCTCTTCAAGCGCTTCGCCGACATCGACGTGTTCGACATCGAAGTGGATGAGACCGACATCGACCGCTTCTGCCAGGTGGCCCGCGCCCTGGAGCCCACCTTCGGCGGCATCAACCTGGAAGATATCAAGGCCCCCGAGTGCTTCGAGATCGAGACGCGCCTGAAGAAGGAAATGAACATCCCCGTCTTCCATGACGATCAGCACGGCACCGCCATCATCAGCACAGCTGCGCTCATGAACGCCTGCGAGATCACGGGCAAGAAGATGCCCGACATGAAGGTGGTGTTCTCCGGCGCCGGCGCCTCCGCCATCGCCTGCGCGAACATGATGATCGAAGCCGGCGTGAAGCTGGAGAATCTCTGGCTCTGCGATACCAAGGGGCTGGTCTACACGGGCCGCACCGAAGGCATGAACAAATACAAGGAGAAGTTCGCCAAGCCCAGCGAGTGGCGCACCCTGGCGGACACCATCAAGGATGCGGATGTGTTCGTGGGCTGCTCCAGCAAGGGGGCGCTGACGCCCGAGATGCTGCTGAGCATGGCCAAGCAGCCCATCGTCTTCGCCCTGGCGAATCCGGATCCGGAAATCGATTACCCCACCGCCAAGGCTACGCGGGATGACATCATCCTGGCCACGGGCCGCAGCGACTATCCGAACCAGGTGAACAACGTCTTGGGCTTCCCCTTCATCTTCCGCGGCGCTCTGGATGTGCGCGCCTCCGAGATCAACGAGCCCATGAAGATCGCCGCCGCCAAGGCCCTCGCCGCCCTGGCCCGCCAGGAAGTTCCGGAAAGCGTGTCGCGGGCCTATGCAGGCCAGAAGTTCAGCTTCGGCCCCGAGTACATCATTCCCAAGCCCTTCGATCCCCGCGTGCTGCTGTGGGTGGCCCCGGCCGTGGCCCAGGCGGCCATGGACACCGGCGTGGCCAAGAAGCCCATCGCCGACATGCAGGCCTACAAGGAGCGCCTGGAAGGGCTCCAGGGCCGCAGCAAGGATGTGATCCGCAGCGTGGTGCACCGCGCCAAGGAGAACCCCAAGCGCGTGGTCTTCCCCGAAGGCGACCACCCGCTGATCCTCCAGGCCGTCTCCCAGATGGTGGACGAGGGCATCTGCATCCCCATCCTGCTGGGCGATCCCATCAAGGTGAAGGCCATGGCCGCCGATCACGGCATCAGCATCGAGGGCGTCGAGATCCTCGATCCCGGTGCGGTGGCCTGGCGTCAGGAGGCGGAGGACGCCTTCTATGAGCTGCGCAAGCGCCGCGGCGTCACCCGCACCGAGGCCAAGCGCCAGGTGCGCCGCCGCATCTACTTCGGCGCCATGATGTGCCAAATGGGCAAGGCCGATGGGCTGATCGCGGGCTTGACGATGTACTACCCTGAGACCATCCGGCCCTGCCTGGAAGTGATCGGCACCCGCAAGGGGGTGAAGAAAGTGTGCGGTGTCTACACCATGGTGCTGAAGAACCGCGTGCTGTTCTTCTCCGACACCACCATGAACATCGAGCCCACCGCTGAGGAACTGGCGGAAATCGCCACCCTCACAGCGGACCTGGTGAAGGACACCTTCAACATGGATCCCAAGGTGGCCATGCTTTCCTTCTCCAGCTTCGGCAGTGTCGAACATCCCCTGGTCCGCAAGGTCCAGAAGGCCGTTCAGATCGTCAAGACCACGCGGCCCGAGCTGAAGTGCGACGGTGAGATGCAGGCGGACACGGCGCTGGGCGAGGGCATCCTGGCCGAGAACTACCCCTGGGTGGACCTGCCGGGTGGCCCGAACGTGCTGATCTTCCCCGACCTCACCAGCGGCAACATCGGCTACAAGCTGGTGCAGCGGCTGGCGGGCGCCGAGGTGATCGGCCCCATCACCTGCGGCATGGCGGCTCCCGTGCATGTGCTGCAGCGCCACAGCGATCTCAATGACATCATCCACCTCACGGCGCTCACC
This sequence is a window from Geothrix sp. PMB-07. Protein-coding genes within it:
- a CDS encoding cysteine desulfurase family protein; amino-acid sequence: MDLIYLDHNATSALDPEVFEAMKPWFMERFGNASAAYALGHLSDGAVVAAREQVADLVGCAPAEIIFTSGGTESLNHAVKGVWEAFPAKRHLVVTAVEHPALRALVVWWKGQGGEITDVGVDEDGRLDLAALEAAIRSDTALVAVMAANNETGVLFPVAEAARLAKAKGALFLVDATQAAGRIPVQASAWGADLLCLSGHKFHGPKGTGLLMIRRGVRLKPLMVGGAQERGRRGGTENVPGLVGLGRAAQLAQARLKDMGRVRALRDDLEARLLASIPEMRIHGAATERLPNTSLVGFAGLEGEALQLKLAERGICVSTGSACSTGMREPSHVLRAMQVPQPYAQGTVRLSLGHGTTEGEVQRVAELMPVLVAELRALGRH
- a CDS encoding NADP-dependent malic enzyme, with amino-acid sequence MKRKQEALDYHSQGRKGKIEVVATKPCSTARDLSLAYSPGVAEPCLEIEKNPELAYEYTAKGNLVAVLSNGTAVLGLGNLGALAGKPVMEGKGVLFKRFADIDVFDIEVDETDIDRFCQVARALEPTFGGINLEDIKAPECFEIETRLKKEMNIPVFHDDQHGTAIISTAALMNACEITGKKMPDMKVVFSGAGASAIACANMMIEAGVKLENLWLCDTKGLVYTGRTEGMNKYKEKFAKPSEWRTLADTIKDADVFVGCSSKGALTPEMLLSMAKQPIVFALANPDPEIDYPTAKATRDDIILATGRSDYPNQVNNVLGFPFIFRGALDVRASEINEPMKIAAAKALAALARQEVPESVSRAYAGQKFSFGPEYIIPKPFDPRVLLWVAPAVAQAAMDTGVAKKPIADMQAYKERLEGLQGRSKDVIRSVVHRAKENPKRVVFPEGDHPLILQAVSQMVDEGICIPILLGDPIKVKAMAADHGISIEGVEILDPGAVAWRQEAEDAFYELRKRRGVTRTEAKRQVRRRIYFGAMMCQMGKADGLIAGLTMYYPETIRPCLEVIGTRKGVKKVCGVYTMVLKNRVLFFSDTTMNIEPTAEELAEIATLTADLVKDTFNMDPKVAMLSFSSFGSVEHPLVRKVQKAVQIVKTTRPELKCDGEMQADTALGEGILAENYPWVDLPGGPNVLIFPDLTSGNIGYKLVQRLAGAEVIGPITCGMAAPVHVLQRHSDLNDIIHLTALTVVEAQQK
- a CDS encoding alanyl-tRNA editing protein — translated: MPNLPAYERDPFATALETRILDHGEEKGRPFVVLEDTLFYPEGGGQPCDFGTVNGVALVDVQKRGGEIRHYLRGPLAEGPASLKLDWARRFDHMQQHTGQHLLTAVAQDQFQWETTAFHLGPATCDIELSAASISPRDLERLEAAVAEEIRARREITARWVTPEGYANEAVRSRGLPEGHSGDIRLVQIAGVDLNTCGGTHLRHTGEIEALKLLGTEGIRGGTRLFYVAGGRLRARLGTHEQRNAALRAALGAPDEDLVPALQTKLDQLLALDRRTRKLEEELVEHMAVALAARPVPLVEAHLEHKDVAFLQKLARGILAAAPAKAVFLTTETNGQGLFLLGSGEASTLDVSAAGKAVAAALGAKGGGSGKSFQGKAPSLAGRPQALEAALAVLGVVGH
- a CDS encoding YheT family hydrolase, whose protein sequence is MRQLNPPSLPCRAPWWAASGHLQTILGNYLPGASPDHPSTPFLIPLPDGDQLAARHYPGEAPVLTLVFHGLGGDDQAHYVRRTVALARRLGHHVWTVNHRGCGAGRGLARNPYHSGSGDDLGAAFAAARERHPGLRQLAVGYSLSANALLLNLGGGLRQPAAQPDAAIAVNPPLNLSACSETIHRGLSRLYELRFIRRCRRAIQERVADGLISDIYRTWPTMSLREFDGIYTSLAGAFGTADGYYAACSAGPHLSKITVPTVLLMAKDDPFIPWRHAVEAKPSPAVHLHLEDHGGHMGYLSRDLPDHRWLPYAVEHYAKELLHRDDASNPNPAQPLSSV